One Nicotiana sylvestris chromosome 12, ASM39365v2, whole genome shotgun sequence genomic window carries:
- the LOC138883884 gene encoding uncharacterized protein, protein MKSLSINVPLVEALEQMLGYTKFTKDLVTKKRSMNCETIKMTHQVSAIVHSMAPKLEDPGAFTILCTIRSANFAKALCDLGRPLGIIDDVLVRVDKFTLLANFVILDCEMDYEVPIILGRPFLAMGKTLVNVETGEITFRVGEKKVVFHVCKSIRQPNSNEVCSFVDLVTYVIVDDVVQQ, encoded by the exons ATGAAGAGTTTGTCCATAAATGTACCATTGGTTGAGGCATTGGAACAAATGTTGGGATATACAAAATTCACGAAAGATTTGGTAACCAAGAAAAGATCAatgaattgtgagaccatcaagatgactcatcaagtgagtgctattgtgcactcaatggctccgaAATTGGAAGATCCGGGCGCTTTCACAATCCTTTGCACTATTAGGAGCGCCAATTTTGCCAAAGCATTATGTGATCTCGGG AGgcctttgggtattattgatgacgTATTGGTTAGAGTTGACAAGTTCACCCTCCTAGCGAATTTTGTGATCTTAGATTGTGAAAtggactatgaggtgcctatcattttgggtagacctttccttgctatggGGAAGACTCTTGTTAATGTGGAAACCGGTGAGATCACTTTCCGGGTGGGTGAAAAAAAGGTggtcttccatgtgtgcaaatcaataagACAACCGAATAGTAATGAAGTTTGTTCGTTTGTAGATTTAGTGACCTACGTGATAGTTGATGATGTAGTACAACAATGA